In one window of Caballeronia sp. TF1N1 DNA:
- a CDS encoding carbonic anhydrase, translating to MDFNHLIAERNAHFVQTRFEPELKMLPSLGTIVVGCVDPRVDPAAVLGLEQGEAAVIRNVGGRLNRSLLETLAVLSVVARAAGRPNGGRNLVLLQHTDCGIIGCHRHAPALLAQYLDVEPSALDALAITEPYQAVALDVAALKANTTLPDDLVASGLVYDVTTGRVETVVPPAPLREAAA from the coding sequence ATGGACTTCAACCATCTCATCGCGGAACGTAACGCGCACTTCGTTCAAACGCGGTTCGAGCCTGAACTGAAGATGCTGCCGTCGCTGGGGACGATTGTCGTTGGCTGTGTGGATCCGCGTGTCGATCCTGCCGCCGTGCTTGGGCTGGAACAAGGCGAAGCGGCGGTGATTCGCAACGTGGGCGGGCGTCTCAATCGATCATTGCTCGAAACGCTGGCCGTGCTGAGCGTCGTGGCGCGTGCGGCCGGACGCCCGAATGGCGGGCGCAACCTCGTGCTGCTTCAGCATACGGATTGCGGAATCATCGGATGCCATCGGCATGCGCCTGCGCTGCTTGCGCAGTATCTCGACGTCGAGCCTTCCGCGCTCGATGCCCTTGCCATTACCGAGCCCTACCAGGCAGTCGCGCTGGACGTCGCGGCGCTCAAGGCCAATACGACGTTGCCGGATGATCTAGTGGCGTCGGGTTTGGTCTATGACGTAACGACCGGTCGTGTCGAAACGGTTGTTCCGCCGGCGCCGTTGCGTGAAGCGGCTGCCTGA
- a CDS encoding GlxA family transcriptional regulator, protein MHRIGFIVPQRFQMMSLAALTAFELANLPPTGPYYDIRLLSEHGGLIESSGGMTLSTEAFGDPAFDTVIVGSITELKMPSFDANLIAFVQAAAKASRRIASICSGAFVLAEAGLLDGRRATMHWAHAPEFRARFADVTTDEDRIFINDGPVWTSAGMTAGIDLILALIDNDLGPDAAKLVARLLVMHQRRLGGQKQHSALLEMTPRSDRIELVVAHIRRNLRNPLTVEELAAVANLSPRQFSRAFMAETGQSPAKAVEQIRLEAARFMIEQGRHTINVVADETGFADRERMRRAFLRTFGVPADVLRRNARSELR, encoded by the coding sequence ATGCATCGGATCGGTTTCATCGTGCCGCAAAGGTTTCAGATGATGAGTCTTGCGGCCTTGACGGCGTTCGAACTGGCGAACCTTCCGCCGACCGGCCCGTACTACGACATTCGTCTGTTGTCCGAACACGGTGGCTTGATCGAGTCGTCGGGAGGCATGACGCTTTCGACCGAGGCTTTCGGCGACCCGGCTTTCGACACTGTCATCGTCGGGTCGATCACCGAACTCAAAATGCCTTCATTCGATGCGAATCTGATTGCGTTCGTGCAAGCGGCGGCCAAGGCATCGAGACGGATTGCTTCCATTTGCAGCGGCGCTTTCGTGCTCGCCGAAGCGGGACTGTTGGACGGACGGCGCGCGACCATGCACTGGGCGCATGCACCCGAATTCAGGGCGCGTTTTGCGGACGTGACGACGGACGAGGACCGGATCTTCATCAACGATGGCCCGGTCTGGACCTCGGCCGGCATGACCGCCGGCATCGATCTCATTCTGGCGCTGATCGACAATGACCTCGGCCCGGATGCCGCGAAGCTCGTCGCCCGGCTTCTCGTGATGCATCAGCGTCGGCTCGGCGGGCAGAAGCAGCATTCCGCGTTGCTCGAGATGACGCCTAGGTCCGATCGTATCGAGTTGGTCGTCGCGCACATTCGCCGCAATCTGCGCAATCCACTCACGGTCGAGGAACTCGCGGCGGTGGCGAACCTTAGCCCGAGGCAATTCAGCCGAGCGTTCATGGCCGAAACGGGTCAGTCGCCGGCCAAGGCCGTTGAACAGATTCGGCTGGAAGCCGCGAGATTCATGATTGAGCAAGGGCGTCACACGATCAACGTGGTCGCCGATGAAACCGGCTTCGCCGACCGCGAACGCATGCGTCGCGCGTTCTTGCGGACCTTTGGCGTACCCGCCGATGTGCTGCGCAGGAACGCACGCAGCGAACTGCGTTGA
- a CDS encoding polyhydroxyalkanoate granule-associated phasin gives MAASTSASPLRDLSTSWLETLSDASEMFRATSQVVGHRTVRMAMAGPLPSERDQTEFSLMSTEKKEAATEALQALGSGCLTLAITLAADTTRLIWEASSATIALASSQTASQWLERQAVLLGVVNNAPINPLRLANSATHVIQETLAPIHDRATANAKRLGAL, from the coding sequence ATGGCCGCATCTACGTCCGCTTCCCCCCTTCGCGACCTCTCGACCAGCTGGCTCGAAACGCTCTCCGACGCAAGCGAGATGTTCCGCGCGACCTCGCAGGTGGTGGGACATCGCACGGTCCGCATGGCGATGGCGGGACCGCTGCCGAGCGAGCGCGATCAAACCGAATTCAGCCTGATGAGCACCGAAAAGAAAGAAGCCGCGACGGAAGCGTTGCAAGCGCTCGGCTCCGGCTGTCTCACCCTTGCCATCACCCTCGCCGCCGACACGACGCGGCTCATCTGGGAAGCCTCTTCCGCGACTATCGCGCTGGCATCCAGCCAGACTGCATCACAATGGCTGGAGCGGCAGGCCGTTTTGCTTGGCGTCGTCAATAACGCGCCGATCAATCCGCTGCGTCTGGCCAATTCGGCCACGCACGTGATCCAGGAAACGCTTGCTCCCATTCACGACCGCGCGACAGCCAATGCCAAACGGCTAGGTGCCTTGTGA
- a CDS encoding class I SAM-dependent methyltransferase, with product MVNLQGVSETMLWTLYDRACEARRPNPVLSDPESSRICAAIDYDFAGRFGVPDGSFAARAAEIDHLVLRWLEDHPNGVVASLGEGLETQAHRVDNGRMKWLTVDLPAAIAFRENFLQPSKRFRHIAASALDPLWAKEIDSDGDVLVVAQGLLMYLDPAAVKRLFNDIAARFPKAQMIFDVIPQWFSSLTMWGVMKTPYYRLPPMPWGIDTNDIEACLRAWSPGIESVSLLEYRAPRGWPRLADNLIRMHPGSEKYLPCLVHVTLGR from the coding sequence GTGGTGAACCTTCAGGGCGTATCGGAAACGATGCTGTGGACGCTGTATGACCGCGCGTGCGAGGCCAGACGGCCGAACCCCGTGTTGTCCGATCCCGAGAGTTCCAGAATCTGCGCTGCGATCGATTATGACTTCGCGGGACGCTTCGGTGTCCCGGACGGCTCGTTCGCGGCACGCGCCGCCGAAATCGATCATCTGGTCTTGCGCTGGCTCGAAGATCATCCGAATGGCGTAGTCGCTTCGCTGGGCGAAGGCCTTGAAACTCAGGCACACCGTGTCGATAACGGCCGCATGAAGTGGCTCACCGTCGACCTTCCCGCTGCCATCGCGTTTCGGGAGAATTTTTTGCAGCCATCGAAGCGCTTTCGTCACATTGCGGCGAGCGCGCTCGATCCGCTGTGGGCAAAAGAGATCGATTCGGACGGCGATGTGCTGGTCGTCGCTCAAGGCTTGCTGATGTACCTCGACCCGGCGGCAGTGAAGCGCCTGTTCAACGATATCGCCGCGCGCTTTCCCAAAGCCCAGATGATCTTCGATGTCATACCGCAATGGTTTTCGTCGCTGACCATGTGGGGTGTGATGAAAACGCCGTACTACCGCTTACCGCCAATGCCGTGGGGCATCGATACCAACGACATCGAAGCTTGTCTGCGCGCGTGGTCACCGGGCATCGAATCGGTGAGCTTGCTCGAATACCGCGCGCCGCGTGGCTGGCCGAGGCTCGCGGACAACTTGATCCGCATGCATCCGGGCAGCGAAAAGTATCTGCCGTGTCTGGTGCATGTGACGCTGGGTCGGTAG
- a CDS encoding histidine kinase famiy protein — MHSPIHGPRPFVEQNRGLDPRRDDLFFAAATTTRTPMLVADARLPDYPIIFANDAFRKLTGYTDAEIYGRNCRFLQGPDTDLTALADLRVALKEGREFAAEVLNYRKDKTTFWNELFIAPIFTEENELVYFFASQVDVSRRHEAEEGLHQARKMEALGQLAGGVAHDFNNLLQVMVGYVDLLDLSVKTDARDETILKNIAKIRGAVKTASSLTQQMLLFARKQVLVGRTVNLNGICDDLLELARHTLGDTISIRTEFASDLRNCQLDVGQLEMAMLNIILNARDALSGQTDAQVLLRTDNFELTKANSKGLVDLPEGRYVTLSITDNGTGMTPEVAGKVLTPFFTTKGRGKGTGLGLSMVASFARQTGGALTISSDYGVGSTLTFYFPSVDVAEEASQDTSHVISQRGTEKVLIVDDRRDVGEVAQAMLDEMGYSTKLALNAADALAILASDEAFDLLFTDFVMPGALTGAGLAREAKRLKPELRVLVATGYAETIEDIADANGVRFKVIHKPYRQADLAREVRLVLDDPRWR, encoded by the coding sequence ATGCACTCACCCATACATGGCCCACGACCTTTCGTCGAACAAAACCGAGGACTCGACCCGCGCCGGGACGATCTGTTCTTCGCGGCCGCCACCACCACGCGCACGCCCATGCTGGTGGCGGACGCACGCCTTCCCGACTACCCGATCATCTTTGCCAACGATGCCTTTCGCAAGCTCACGGGTTACACCGACGCCGAGATCTACGGCCGCAATTGCAGGTTTCTGCAAGGTCCGGACACCGACCTGACGGCGCTTGCCGATCTCCGCGTCGCGCTTAAGGAAGGCAGAGAGTTCGCCGCCGAAGTCCTGAACTATCGAAAGGACAAGACGACATTCTGGAACGAGCTTTTCATTGCGCCCATCTTCACCGAAGAGAACGAACTCGTGTACTTCTTCGCGTCCCAGGTCGATGTGAGCCGCAGGCACGAAGCCGAAGAAGGTCTGCATCAGGCGCGGAAAATGGAAGCGCTCGGTCAACTGGCCGGCGGCGTGGCGCACGATTTCAATAACCTGCTGCAAGTCATGGTCGGTTATGTCGATCTGCTCGACCTCAGCGTCAAGACCGATGCACGCGACGAAACCATCCTGAAGAACATCGCCAAGATTCGCGGCGCGGTCAAAACGGCGTCGTCGCTCACACAGCAAATGCTGTTGTTCGCGCGCAAGCAGGTGCTGGTCGGGCGCACGGTGAACCTGAACGGCATCTGCGACGACTTGCTGGAACTCGCGCGTCACACGCTCGGCGACACCATTTCAATCCGCACGGAATTTGCCAGTGACTTGCGCAATTGCCAACTGGACGTCGGGCAACTCGAAATGGCCATGCTCAATATCATCCTGAATGCGCGCGACGCATTGAGCGGCCAAACCGACGCGCAAGTGCTCCTGCGCACGGATAACTTCGAACTCACGAAGGCCAATTCAAAAGGCCTCGTCGATCTACCCGAAGGACGCTACGTCACGCTATCCATCACCGACAACGGCACGGGCATGACGCCGGAAGTTGCCGGCAAGGTGCTGACGCCGTTCTTTACCACCAAGGGCCGTGGCAAGGGCACGGGGCTTGGCTTGAGCATGGTGGCTTCGTTCGCGCGTCAGACAGGCGGCGCGCTCACCATATCGTCCGACTACGGCGTCGGCTCGACGCTCACGTTCTATTTCCCCTCGGTGGATGTGGCCGAGGAGGCGTCGCAAGACACCTCGCACGTGATCAGCCAAAGAGGAACCGAGAAAGTACTGATCGTGGATGACCGGCGCGACGTGGGCGAAGTCGCGCAAGCCATGCTCGACGAAATGGGCTATTCGACGAAGCTCGCGCTCAACGCAGCGGACGCGCTGGCCATTCTCGCATCCGACGAAGCATTCGATTTGCTCTTCACGGACTTCGTGATGCCGGGTGCCTTGACCGGCGCGGGACTCGCGCGCGAAGCCAAGCGTCTGAAGCCCGAACTGCGTGTACTGGTGGCGACGGGCTACGCCGAAACCATCGAGGATATCGCCGATGCAAATGGCGTGCGCTTCAAGGTCATCCACAAGCCTTATCGTCAGGCCGATCTTGCACGCGAAGTACGCCTGGTGCTGGACGACCCGCGCTGGCGATAA
- a CDS encoding FdhF/YdeP family oxidoreductase, which produces MADHRKVQGIELYDSPAGGWGALNATARAVRQQMDAFKAPLTLLRTNQPDGFDCPGCAWPDKEHRSTFQFCENGAKAVTWEATKKRVPPEFFARHTVTSLLEWSDYDLENEGRLTHPMAYNKTTDKYEAIEWDAAFKRIGEVMRSLASPDEAEFYTSGRASNEAAFLYQLFAREYGSNNFPDCSNMCHEATSVGLPQSIGIGKGTVSLEDFDHCELLIAMGHNPGTNHPRMMGTLWEMARRGVPIIVFNPLRERALERFADPQDAVEMATMRSTDIASSYYQVKVGGDAAALKGIQKAIIALDDAVDADGTVIDHEFIRGHTNGYEAFVADLHGTEWADIEKASGLTRDELELVARAYVKSNATIVTYGMGITQHSKGTANVHQIANLLFMRGNFGKPGAGICPLRGHSNVQGNRTVGITEKPPADMLTRMEATYGFVPPKAHGHDAVRAIQAILDGKSKALFCLGGNFSVALPDSTKCFAAMRKLDLAVHINTKLNRNHLLTGKESFIFPCLGRTEMDEQASGAQAVTVEDSMSMVHASRGKLPPASPSLRSEPAIIAGIAQATLLHSKVRWLDMIADYDRIRDGIEAVFSGFERFNERIRIPGGFRLPLPPTERVWTTPSGKAEFITFGGLNEENALEADDVLKLTTLRSHDQYNTTIYGLDDRYRGVFGRRDVIFMNEADMAVQQLEHGDVVDVETALPGHANDGTQKLAGFTVIAYKIARGSIGAYYPEANVLVPLDYIDKESGTPSYKSVPVRIAKAAAA; this is translated from the coding sequence ATGGCAGATCATCGGAAAGTGCAAGGCATCGAGCTCTACGACAGCCCGGCAGGCGGCTGGGGGGCGCTCAACGCCACCGCGCGCGCCGTGCGGCAGCAAATGGACGCCTTCAAGGCGCCGCTCACGCTCTTGCGCACCAATCAGCCCGACGGCTTCGACTGCCCCGGCTGCGCGTGGCCGGATAAGGAGCATCGCTCGACATTCCAGTTCTGCGAGAACGGCGCCAAGGCCGTGACTTGGGAAGCCACCAAGAAGCGCGTCCCGCCTGAATTCTTCGCCAGACACACCGTCACGTCTTTGCTCGAATGGTCCGACTACGACCTCGAAAACGAAGGCCGCCTGACGCATCCGATGGCCTACAACAAGACCACGGACAAATACGAGGCGATCGAATGGGACGCCGCGTTCAAGCGCATCGGCGAAGTCATGCGTTCGCTCGCCTCGCCGGATGAAGCCGAGTTTTACACGTCGGGGCGCGCATCGAACGAAGCCGCCTTTCTGTACCAGCTTTTCGCACGCGAATACGGCAGCAACAACTTTCCCGACTGCTCGAACATGTGCCACGAAGCGACGAGCGTCGGCTTGCCGCAATCGATCGGCATCGGCAAGGGAACGGTCTCGCTCGAAGACTTCGATCATTGCGAACTGCTCATCGCGATGGGACACAATCCCGGCACGAACCATCCTCGCATGATGGGTACGCTGTGGGAAATGGCGCGGCGCGGCGTGCCCATCATCGTGTTCAATCCGTTGCGCGAGCGCGCGCTGGAACGTTTTGCCGATCCTCAAGACGCCGTCGAAATGGCCACCATGCGTTCGACGGACATCGCCTCTTCGTACTATCAGGTGAAAGTGGGCGGCGATGCGGCGGCGCTCAAGGGCATTCAGAAGGCAATCATCGCGCTCGACGACGCCGTCGATGCCGATGGCACCGTCATCGACCATGAGTTCATCCGAGGCCACACGAACGGCTACGAAGCCTTCGTCGCCGATCTGCACGGCACCGAATGGGCCGATATCGAGAAAGCCAGCGGTCTCACGCGCGACGAACTCGAACTCGTCGCGCGCGCCTACGTGAAGTCGAACGCGACCATCGTCACGTATGGCATGGGGATTACGCAGCACAGCAAGGGCACGGCCAACGTGCATCAGATCGCCAATCTGCTGTTCATGCGCGGCAACTTCGGCAAGCCGGGCGCGGGCATCTGTCCGTTGCGCGGACATTCGAACGTGCAGGGCAATCGCACGGTCGGCATCACCGAAAAGCCGCCCGCCGACATGCTCACGCGCATGGAAGCGACTTACGGCTTCGTGCCGCCCAAGGCGCATGGGCACGACGCCGTGCGCGCCATTCAGGCCATTCTCGATGGCAAATCTAAGGCGCTGTTTTGTCTGGGCGGCAATTTCTCGGTCGCCCTGCCCGACTCGACCAAATGCTTCGCCGCCATGCGCAAGCTCGATCTTGCCGTGCACATCAACACCAAGCTCAATCGCAATCACCTTCTCACGGGCAAGGAATCGTTCATCTTCCCTTGTCTCGGGCGCACGGAGATGGACGAGCAGGCGAGCGGCGCGCAAGCCGTGACCGTCGAGGATTCGATGTCGATGGTGCATGCCTCGCGCGGCAAGCTGCCGCCCGCGTCGCCTTCGTTGCGCTCGGAGCCTGCGATCATCGCGGGCATTGCGCAGGCGACGCTCTTGCATAGCAAAGTGCGCTGGCTCGACATGATTGCCGACTACGACCGCATCCGCGATGGCATCGAAGCCGTATTCTCAGGCTTCGAGCGCTTCAACGAGCGGATTCGCATACCGGGCGGTTTCCGCCTGCCCTTGCCGCCGACCGAACGCGTGTGGACGACGCCATCGGGCAAAGCGGAGTTCATCACGTTTGGCGGACTGAACGAAGAGAACGCGCTCGAAGCCGACGACGTGCTTAAGCTCACGACCTTGCGCAGCCACGACCAATACAACACGACGATCTACGGACTCGACGACCGCTATCGCGGCGTGTTCGGCCGTCGCGATGTGATCTTCATGAACGAAGCGGACATGGCCGTGCAGCAACTCGAACATGGAGATGTCGTCGATGTCGAAACGGCCCTGCCTGGCCATGCCAACGATGGCACGCAGAAGCTCGCGGGCTTCACGGTCATCGCGTACAAGATCGCTCGCGGCTCCATCGGGGCTTATTATCCCGAGGCGAACGTGCTGGTGCCGCTCGACTACATCGACAAGGAAAGCGGCACGCCTTCGTACAAGTCGGTGCCTGTGCGCATAGCGAAAGCAGCGGCCGCCTAA